The window TCTGATGATATCGCGCGAGGTGTTGTGCAGCGCGGTCAGCGCGTTGAGATACTCGGCGGCCGAGATACGGCGACCCCACTCCCAGCTAGGCCTGACCATCGTATCGAGTAAGTCGGGGTTTTGGATTTCGATGGCACCGACGCACGCGCAAACGACAATCGGCGGGAATTCCCTGAGCAGCGCGCCGGGGTCGATATCTATTGCCTCGACCTCGTGGCCCAGTTCGCGGAACGCGACGCACGCCGAATCAAACGCCGCCAGCATTTCGGGGTCGATCGGACCTAGCGCGGTTTGTCTGATGGCGGCAAGGCGCAGTTTGTGCGGGCGGGCCATGACCGAATCCATGAACGGACGCTGGGGCGCTGGTGCGGTATAGGGATCGCCCAGTCCGCCCCCCGCCATTGCATCCAGCATCAGTGCCGCGTCGCGGACCGTGCGGGTGATCGGTCCGGCGGTGGCCAGCCCACCCCACCCTTCGGCCTTCTCTGGCGCCGCGGTAATTCTGGCGCGCGACGTCTTGAGTCCGACCAACCCGCAACAGGCCGCGGGAATTCGTATCGAACCTCCACCGTCGCTTCCCTGAGCGATCGGATTCAAACCTGAGGCGACAGCGACCGCCGCACCGCCGCTCGATCCTCCGGCCGTGTGCGCCAGGTTCCATGGGTTGCGGGCGGGAGGATGCAACCCGCCCTCCGTGGTCGGACGCATCCCGAATTCCGGGGTGGTGGTCTTGCCAAGCAGTATTCCCCCCGCGTTCTTGAGCCGCACGGTCAGCTCTGCGTCGGCGGGGGCATACCAATTCTCGAACGATTTGGACCCCAAGGTCGTGCGAATGTCCTTGGTCCAGGTCAGATCCTTCAGCGAATATGCGATGCCGAACAACGGCAGGTTTGCCCTTTCGGCGGGCTTCATTTTCTCGAGCCGATCGGCA of the Candidatus Binataceae bacterium genome contains:
- a CDS encoding amidase, which translates into the protein MFDPYIEGWKLRELVRKREIRPREVAEVYLSRIERLNSRLGAFYTITADRALADADRLEKMKPAERANLPLFGIAYSLKDLTWTKDIRTTLGSKSFENWYAPADAELTVRLKNAGGILLGKTTTPEFGMRPTTEGGLHPPARNPWNLAHTAGGSSGGAAVAVASGLNPIAQGSDGGGSIRIPAACCGLVGLKTSRARITAAPEKAEGWGGLATAGPITRTVRDAALMLDAMAGGGLGDPYTAPAPQRPFMDSVMARPHKLRLAAIRQTALGPIDPEMLAAFDSACVAFRELGHEVEAIDIDPGALLREFPPIVVCACVGAIEIQNPDLLDTMVRPSWEWGRRISAAEYLNALTALHNTSRDIIRALAPYDGLLTPTLTRPAPKLGTVAADPKKVADDIYSWISFTFPFNSTGQPAISLPNGFNKSGLPLALQIVGRPNDEAGVIALAAQFEEARPWKHHRPPVG